A portion of the Paenibacillus sp. PvR098 genome contains these proteins:
- a CDS encoding AAA family ATPase, translating into MSKYGKEILIGVVPVLIAFLFFLGINMIPIVFMAAILGTFLYMSRARNGMNVGSERKARSKAPSYMTFDEIGGQDRAKGELKEALDFLIRAEDIQRLGIRPLKGILLTGPPGTGKTLMAKAAAHYTNSVFMAASGSEFVEMYVGVGASRIRDMFKEARTRAAKENKESAIVFIDEIDVIGGKRDGGQHREYDQTLNQLLTEMDGIHTSETPRVLIMAATNRKEMLDPALLRPGRFDRHIEVDLPDKKGRLHILNIHAKNKPLSDTIDMELIARETFHFSGAQLESVMNEAAIYAMRDEADKIGQQHLSLAVDKVMLGEKTDRESTKEERERVALHELGHAIAAELVRPGSVSQVSLSPRGKALGFVRHNPQQDQYLYTKEQIEHQIMIALGGAVAEEMFYGGRSTGSRNDFEQALNMVRTMMDSGLTRLGIIDRDMVTKEELMKENAAILEQLTTATRRLLEQHREVFEQSLDILIAEEVLSGNQFRDLLQRSISRQIA; encoded by the coding sequence ATGAGTAAATACGGTAAGGAAATATTAATCGGAGTTGTCCCTGTTCTCATTGCATTCTTGTTTTTTCTTGGCATCAATATGATACCTATTGTTTTTATGGCAGCTATTTTGGGAACTTTCTTGTATATGTCGCGTGCACGAAATGGCATGAATGTAGGTTCGGAGCGTAAAGCGAGGAGCAAAGCCCCTAGCTACATGACCTTTGACGAAATCGGAGGACAGGACCGGGCAAAAGGGGAGCTTAAGGAAGCTCTCGATTTCTTGATACGTGCAGAGGATATTCAGCGGCTTGGCATTCGTCCTCTAAAAGGGATATTACTGACGGGACCACCGGGAACGGGGAAAACGCTCATGGCGAAGGCTGCTGCTCACTATACGAATTCGGTATTTATGGCTGCGTCAGGCAGTGAATTTGTTGAGATGTATGTCGGTGTTGGTGCAAGCCGTATTCGAGATATGTTCAAAGAAGCTCGGACCCGTGCGGCCAAAGAGAATAAAGAAAGTGCCATTGTCTTTATCGACGAAATTGATGTGATCGGCGGCAAGCGTGATGGCGGTCAGCATCGGGAATACGACCAGACGTTAAATCAGCTTTTAACAGAGATGGACGGGATTCATACAAGCGAAACGCCGCGCGTGCTGATTATGGCCGCGACCAACCGGAAAGAAATGCTCGACCCGGCGCTGCTTCGTCCCGGACGTTTTGACCGGCATATTGAAGTTGATCTTCCGGATAAAAAAGGCCGTCTCCATATATTAAACATCCATGCGAAAAACAAACCACTTTCGGATACGATTGATATGGAGCTGATCGCGAGGGAAACCTTTCACTTCTCCGGAGCCCAGCTCGAGAGCGTTATGAACGAAGCTGCCATCTATGCGATGCGTGATGAGGCTGATAAGATCGGCCAGCAGCATTTGTCTTTGGCGGTCGACAAGGTCATGCTTGGTGAGAAAACGGACCGCGAATCGACAAAGGAAGAGCGGGAGCGCGTGGCCTTGCACGAGCTTGGACATGCTATTGCAGCGGAGCTGGTAAGGCCGGGCTCGGTATCGCAGGTCTCGCTGAGTCCGCGGGGGAAGGCGCTCGGCTTTGTAAGGCATAACCCTCAGCAGGATCAATATTTATACACCAAGGAGCAAATCGAGCATCAAATCATGATTGCACTTGGAGGCGCGGTCGCAGAAGAAATGTTCTACGGCGGTCGCAGCACGGGGTCGAGGAACGACTTCGAGCAAGCGCTGAACATGGTCCGAACCATGATGGATTCCGGACTTACCAGACTTGGGATCATCGATAGGGATATGGTAACAAAGGAAGAGCTGATGAAGGAAAATGCAGCTATTCTGGAGCAATTGACGACAGCTACAAGGCGGTTGCTGGAGCAGCACCGCGAAGTATTCGAGCAATCGCTTGATATCTTGATAGCAGAGGAAGTACTCTCAGGCAATCAGTTCAGGGATCTGCTGCAGCGGTCGATAAGCCGCCAAATTGCATAG
- the panD gene encoding aspartate 1-decarboxylase produces MFRTMLKSKIHRAIVTEANLNYVGSITIDQDLLDTVDMLPNEKVQIVNNNNGARFETYIIPGPRGSGVVCLNGAAARLVHPGDTVIILSYVMMSDEEARKHTPHIAIMGDQNKVISVLKEEIHSTVL; encoded by the coding sequence GTGTTTCGCACCATGCTTAAATCCAAAATACACCGCGCTATCGTAACGGAAGCGAACCTAAACTATGTTGGGAGCATTACGATTGATCAGGACCTGCTTGATACCGTCGACATGCTTCCGAACGAAAAAGTTCAAATCGTCAACAACAACAACGGAGCGCGATTCGAAACATATATCATTCCCGGGCCTAGAGGCTCCGGTGTCGTTTGCTTGAATGGAGCGGCAGCAAGATTGGTACATCCGGGTGATACGGTAATTATATTATCTTATGTCATGATGTCCGACGAAGAAGCGAGAAAGCATACTCCACATATTGCGATTATGGGAGATCAGAATAAAGTCATCAGCGTATTGAAGGAAGAAATTCATTCCACGGTGCTGTAA
- a CDS encoding DUF5590 domain-containing protein, which yields MRKSWKIAAISMIAAAVLCIGMILAFRAVTNKEWNVQRMAVQTAYEKTLLAKAIKVERFVSDKSYTVIYGEDKIGQPVYVWVSDDEIRTEMGTAGLNADQAKEMVKAKHPHADVLRTMLGIQDGQPVWEVFYKMKVEGASRVQYFYDFYTFKDGQPIDTWRLSTQ from the coding sequence GTGAGGAAAAGCTGGAAGATCGCCGCGATTTCGATGATCGCGGCGGCAGTTTTATGCATCGGGATGATCTTAGCCTTTCGTGCAGTAACGAACAAGGAGTGGAACGTTCAACGAATGGCGGTTCAAACGGCATATGAGAAGACCTTATTGGCTAAAGCGATTAAAGTGGAGCGATTTGTAAGCGATAAATCGTACACTGTCATCTACGGGGAAGACAAAATCGGGCAGCCAGTTTATGTGTGGGTGTCCGATGATGAAATACGTACCGAAATGGGAACTGCTGGGCTGAATGCCGATCAGGCGAAAGAGATGGTAAAAGCCAAGCATCCTCATGCGGACGTGCTCAGGACAATGCTTGGCATTCAAGACGGACAGCCGGTGTGGGAAGTGTTCTATAAAATGAAAGTAGAAGGCGCGTCGCGCGTTCAATATTTTTACGATTTTTATACGTTTAAAGACGGACAGCCGATCGATACGTGGCGGTTATCCACACAATAA
- a CDS encoding tetratricopeptide repeat protein yields the protein MFKHLFASMNEMLDDVISEYPSSTGTKRKQLQDKLRALRVMSDACIEEWLLFEEKLGELSRVTGVSLGGSDPLDPEFSGKRTDWFVRGQGYYKLHLFDEAIHEFEKLLKLQPDFNLARIYLAMSYLRKGETNESYTHFHFLTQLTENLQMKAISYNAMGCIQVEKHNMEKACEFFDMAYRTDPASIQPLLDLGVCCEKKGGLQFAFSIARGSS from the coding sequence ATGTTCAAACATCTTTTTGCTTCCATGAACGAAATGCTCGATGATGTGATATCGGAATACCCGTCCTCTACAGGCACCAAAAGGAAGCAACTGCAGGATAAGCTGCGGGCGTTAAGAGTCATGAGCGACGCTTGCATTGAGGAATGGTTGCTGTTCGAAGAAAAGTTGGGTGAGCTCTCCAGGGTTACGGGAGTGTCATTAGGCGGAAGCGACCCTCTCGACCCGGAATTTTCAGGCAAACGTACGGATTGGTTTGTTCGCGGCCAAGGATATTATAAGCTTCATTTATTCGATGAAGCGATTCATGAATTCGAAAAGCTGCTCAAGCTTCAGCCAGATTTTAACTTGGCTCGCATTTATCTTGCGATGTCTTATCTGCGCAAAGGGGAAACGAATGAGAGCTATACGCACTTTCATTTTTTGACCCAGCTCACGGAAAATTTGCAGATGAAAGCTATCTCCTATAATGCGATGGGCTGCATCCAAGTGGAGAAGCACAATATGGAGAAAGCATGCGAGTTTTTCGATATGGCTTACCGAACGGATCCTGCCAGCATTCAACCACTGCTGGATTTGGGGGTTTGCTGCGAGAAAAAGGGCGGACTTCAATTCGCTTTCAGCATTGCTCGAGGATCATCTTGA
- a CDS encoding DUF47 family protein produces the protein MLFSKKNDTDFLLLLIKASENTLHAAQMFRNAVMGDQPPATFYPQLKDLENKGDEITHQIFKGLNKVFITPIDREDIMELASKVDDVMDGIEATIARFDYLNITVSDKYMKEFSAVIVASCQHILDAFKLLSKKKYMQLTEHTVQINSLENEADRLMREGIREIFTNPKDPYHDFKLKELYERLEQTTDACEDVANILESVVLRYS, from the coding sequence ATGCTTTTTAGTAAAAAAAACGATACGGACTTTCTTCTCCTACTCATCAAAGCGTCAGAAAACACACTGCATGCGGCTCAGATGTTTCGCAACGCAGTTATGGGAGATCAGCCTCCGGCTACATTCTACCCGCAGCTGAAGGATCTGGAGAATAAAGGCGATGAAATCACGCATCAAATTTTCAAAGGTCTGAATAAAGTGTTCATCACTCCAATCGACCGCGAGGATATTATGGAGCTTGCCTCTAAGGTAGACGATGTCATGGACGGGATCGAAGCTACAATTGCACGTTTTGATTATTTGAACATCACCGTATCTGACAAATATATGAAAGAATTCTCCGCGGTTATCGTGGCCAGCTGTCAGCACATCCTAGATGCGTTCAAGCTGCTTTCCAAAAAGAAGTACATGCAGCTCACGGAACACACGGTTCAGATTAACAGCTTGGAAAATGAAGCCGACCGCCTGATGCGCGAAGGTATTCGTGAGATTTTTACTAATCCGAAGGATCCATATCATGATTTCAAGCTAAAAGAACTTTACGAGCGTTTGGAGCAGACGACCGACGCATGCGAAGACGTAGCCAATATTCTGGAGAGCGTCGTGTTGAGATATTCCTGA
- a CDS encoding amidohydrolase has protein sequence MKKTIIENGTFITMDEGNPVIRGFMTMEGNRITYIGEQAPDPEATFDERIDGTGKLFMPGLVNTHGHAAMSLLRGYGDDLALQVWLQEKMWPIEGKFTAHDVRTGTNLSVLEMLKGGTTSFVDMYDHMNEVAEAAVESGMRACLTRGVIGLCSREEQDAKLAEAIQFAKEWHGQAEGRITAMMSPHAPYTCPPDYIERIVQAAHDLNLPIHIHMSETAREVEENVQQYGARPVAHLEKLGVFSRPTLVAHGVHLTDEEIAVLKQYDVRISHNPGSNLKLASGVARVPELLKAGVIVSLGTDGAASNNNLDMLEEIRLAALIHKGVTGDPVAVPAAEALKLGTLYGAKSIWLHDVGALQPGMKADFIALDMDQPHYFPRTNFISHMVYAASSRDVTDVCIDGRWVVRKGECLTLDEEKIKFEAQQCFERLTSG, from the coding sequence ATGAAGAAAACAATCATTGAGAACGGCACTTTCATTACAATGGATGAAGGTAACCCCGTCATTCGCGGATTTATGACAATGGAAGGAAATCGAATTACATATATAGGGGAGCAGGCGCCCGATCCGGAAGCAACCTTCGATGAACGGATCGACGGGACGGGGAAGCTGTTCATGCCCGGTTTAGTCAATACGCATGGACATGCAGCGATGTCGCTCCTGCGGGGCTATGGGGACGATTTGGCGCTTCAGGTATGGCTGCAGGAGAAAATGTGGCCGATCGAAGGAAAGTTTACCGCGCACGATGTCCGGACAGGCACCAACCTTTCCGTGCTGGAGATGTTGAAGGGCGGTACGACATCGTTTGTTGATATGTATGACCATATGAACGAAGTAGCGGAGGCTGCGGTCGAAAGTGGCATGCGTGCGTGTCTGACCCGCGGCGTAATTGGCTTATGCTCCCGTGAGGAACAGGATGCCAAGCTGGCCGAGGCGATTCAATTCGCTAAAGAGTGGCACGGACAAGCGGAAGGCCGGATTACAGCGATGATGTCTCCGCATGCACCGTATACTTGCCCTCCGGATTATATTGAAAGAATTGTACAGGCCGCACACGACTTAAATCTTCCAATCCATATCCATATGTCAGAAACGGCTAGAGAAGTGGAGGAGAATGTGCAGCAGTATGGGGCAAGACCTGTAGCGCATTTGGAGAAGCTGGGCGTGTTCTCAAGACCGACGCTTGTCGCGCATGGAGTTCACCTGACGGATGAGGAAATTGCCGTCTTAAAGCAGTATGACGTACGTATCTCTCATAATCCGGGAAGCAACCTGAAGCTAGCAAGCGGAGTGGCCCGCGTACCTGAACTGCTCAAGGCTGGCGTCATTGTTTCGCTGGGTACGGACGGCGCGGCCAGCAACAATAACCTGGATATGCTGGAGGAAATCCGTTTAGCTGCGTTGATTCATAAGGGTGTCACCGGGGATCCTGTTGCTGTTCCGGCTGCTGAAGCTTTGAAGCTTGGGACACTGTATGGGGCTAAATCGATATGGCTTCATGATGTAGGTGCGCTGCAGCCCGGCATGAAGGCGGACTTCATTGCGCTGGATATGGATCAGCCTCATTATTTCCCGCGTACGAATTTTATTTCTCATATGGTTTATGCAGCGAGCTCAAGAGATGTCACTGATGTCTGCATCGACGGTCGCTGGGTCGTTAGAAAAGGCGAGTGTCTAACGCTGGATGAGGAAAAAATTAAATTTGAAGCGCAGCAATGCTTTGAACGGTTAACTTCAGGATAA
- a CDS encoding redox-sensing transcriptional repressor Rex, with product MKTLKISEAVVRRLPIYLRFLNELSKKNVQTVSSQDFGQKLDLNPAQIRKDLAYFGEFGKKGIGYDVDYLIEKIRQILKLDKVIPVALVGAGNLGRALCNYNAYLKDNMKIVAVFDSQQAKIGESINNLKVKPMDELGDTLQEFKVRIGIITVPAIEAQQVANQFVEAGVEAILNFAPMIIKVPGEIRVHHADFTTELQSLAYYLE from the coding sequence ATGAAAACTCTAAAAATATCCGAAGCGGTCGTTCGTCGTCTTCCGATATATCTTCGGTTTTTGAATGAGCTAAGCAAGAAAAATGTACAAACGGTGTCCTCGCAGGATTTTGGACAAAAGCTGGATTTAAACCCTGCGCAAATTCGCAAGGATTTAGCCTATTTTGGGGAATTCGGGAAAAAGGGTATCGGATACGATGTTGACTATTTGATCGAAAAAATCCGACAAATATTGAAGCTGGATAAGGTGATTCCGGTCGCATTGGTCGGCGCGGGGAATCTCGGTCGGGCGCTTTGCAATTATAATGCCTATCTTAAGGATAATATGAAAATCGTGGCTGTGTTCGACTCACAACAAGCGAAAATCGGGGAATCCATCAACAACCTGAAGGTAAAGCCGATGGATGAGCTTGGAGATACGCTGCAGGAATTTAAAGTGCGTATCGGGATTATTACGGTTCCAGCCATAGAGGCGCAGCAGGTGGCTAACCAGTTTGTTGAAGCGGGTGTGGAAGCGATTCTTAATTTCGCCCCGATGATTATCAAGGTGCCGGGTGAGATTCGCGTTCATCATGCAGATTTCACTACCGAGCTGCAAAGCTTGGCTTATTATTTGGAGTAA
- the dinG gene encoding ATP-dependent DNA helicase DinG — protein MKFAVLDFETTGSTTADRIIQVGLFIINDHEITDRYTSLVNPGMSIPSSITALTGIDDKMVKGSQPLDSVIAEMVPLLQDAVLVGHNTGFDLAFLQRALDEHGYFPFDGRVLDTMDALRILYPGLSSLQLSMVSHAFGIEHERPHQADSDAEATAFIWLQCMERFQSLPLLTLQRLEMIFEDSTNDFGWFIQEMRQYKELNNPLDMDSDRYFRQFALNVNDWGEELEQEEKATGELPGDFGSFYEQLKQVLKQRFDAYEDREAQVTMLKEVESALEQGQHLMIEAGTGTGKSLGYLIPSLYYGLKQDKKILVSTHTINLQEQLRERDLPLLDELFPSRFKAAVLKGRSHYLCLRKFEQKLNTLDFENGRDDRVTAGQMVVWLGETKRGDDEELHFANKGRQFWQTVESDSDSCLNRTCPWFKKCFYHRARHDANTADVIITNHSMLFTDTKAENRLLPAYKHLVIDEAHHFEEVAGKHLGIDLHYHGLMNTLHWLYKDSRSGQLSTLRFRLQKFEDERSQGWCSKIDQAVEQLVLLKEEWEQLSELLYHLLASKSDGAQTEGSSLVFRLKKESLPTGWDKLSILEENMHLHFNEALKRLDQLITEIKEVQDEYDVQSSITDLTGTVKELYRHRDALHFFMTQPDANYVYWLEGGMYNKNRSLQLFCVPVDVSEMLKQYFFDVKDSVIMTSATLSVGKSFDYTCEQLGLKDGEPNSKLKTVQLPSPFNYRKQALVAIPRDFPTLRGANGEKEFLDRLVPSLAEVALETRGRMLVLFTSNRMLKAVHAGLKDMLSPFGVTVLGQGVDSSNRSKLTRLFQNSSASVLLGTSSFWEGVDIPGDALSCLAIVRLPFQPPNHPLVEAKTEKLKQKNLNPFMKLSVPQAVIRFKQGFGRLVRTASDKGIVIIYDTRVIDTNYGKYFLYSLPGPKIEHMNSNQLVPRIKQWMGGNEA, from the coding sequence ATGAAATTCGCGGTTTTGGATTTTGAAACGACTGGGAGCACGACTGCGGATCGCATTATCCAGGTCGGGCTCTTTATTATAAACGATCATGAAATTACAGACAGGTATACTTCACTCGTCAACCCGGGGATGAGTATACCTTCTTCAATTACTGCGCTAACCGGCATTGATGATAAGATGGTAAAAGGTTCTCAGCCCCTAGATAGTGTTATTGCTGAGATGGTACCGCTGCTGCAGGATGCTGTTCTGGTGGGACATAATACGGGTTTCGATTTGGCTTTCCTGCAGCGGGCCTTGGATGAGCACGGGTATTTTCCTTTCGACGGCAGAGTATTGGATACGATGGATGCTCTTCGTATTCTTTATCCCGGTTTATCTAGTCTGCAACTTTCCATGGTTAGTCATGCCTTCGGGATCGAGCACGAAAGGCCCCATCAGGCTGACAGCGATGCCGAAGCCACGGCATTCATTTGGCTTCAGTGCATGGAACGCTTTCAATCGCTTCCTTTGCTCACCCTACAGAGATTAGAAATGATATTCGAGGATTCCACAAACGATTTTGGCTGGTTTATCCAAGAAATGAGGCAATATAAAGAACTAAATAATCCTCTTGATATGGATTCAGACCGCTATTTCCGTCAGTTTGCTTTGAATGTCAATGATTGGGGAGAAGAACTGGAACAGGAAGAGAAAGCGACTGGCGAGCTGCCTGGTGATTTTGGTTCATTCTACGAGCAGTTGAAACAGGTCTTAAAGCAGCGGTTTGATGCCTACGAAGACCGCGAGGCGCAGGTAACCATGCTCAAAGAAGTTGAGTCAGCTCTCGAGCAAGGTCAGCATCTGATGATCGAAGCAGGAACCGGAACCGGCAAATCTCTTGGATATTTAATTCCATCTCTTTATTACGGCTTAAAACAAGACAAAAAAATACTTGTAAGCACCCATACTATCAATCTTCAGGAACAGCTGCGGGAGCGGGACCTCCCGTTGCTCGATGAATTGTTTCCCTCCCGCTTTAAAGCCGCTGTTTTAAAAGGCCGAAGCCATTATTTATGCTTGCGCAAATTTGAGCAGAAGTTGAATACGCTTGATTTTGAAAATGGACGAGATGATAGGGTTACTGCCGGTCAGATGGTGGTTTGGCTCGGTGAGACGAAGCGCGGGGATGATGAGGAGCTTCACTTTGCAAATAAAGGAAGGCAATTCTGGCAAACGGTTGAGAGTGATTCGGATTCGTGCTTGAACAGGACATGTCCCTGGTTTAAAAAGTGTTTCTATCATCGTGCCCGCCATGATGCTAACACGGCAGACGTCATCATTACAAACCATTCGATGCTGTTCACTGACACGAAGGCGGAAAACCGTCTTTTGCCGGCATACAAGCATTTGGTCATTGATGAAGCGCATCATTTTGAGGAAGTGGCCGGCAAGCACCTGGGTATCGACTTGCATTATCATGGACTGATGAATACCCTGCACTGGCTGTATAAAGACAGCCGATCCGGTCAGCTTTCCACCTTGCGCTTTCGCCTGCAGAAGTTTGAGGACGAACGGTCACAGGGCTGGTGCAGCAAGATCGATCAGGCCGTAGAGCAGCTTGTGCTGCTTAAAGAGGAATGGGAGCAGCTGAGCGAATTGCTTTACCATCTACTTGCCTCAAAAAGCGACGGAGCTCAAACAGAGGGCAGCTCGCTTGTGTTCCGGCTGAAGAAGGAATCGCTCCCGACCGGTTGGGATAAGCTGTCCATATTGGAAGAAAACATGCACCTTCATTTTAACGAAGCTTTGAAGAGGCTTGATCAGCTGATTACGGAAATCAAAGAGGTTCAGGATGAGTACGATGTGCAAAGCTCCATCACTGATTTGACAGGAACCGTGAAAGAGCTCTACCGCCATCGGGATGCGCTTCATTTTTTCATGACGCAACCTGACGCTAATTACGTGTACTGGCTCGAAGGAGGCATGTACAATAAGAACCGATCGCTGCAGCTATTCTGTGTGCCGGTTGATGTCAGCGAAATGCTGAAGCAGTACTTTTTCGATGTGAAGGACAGCGTAATTATGACTTCAGCAACACTCTCGGTAGGGAAGTCGTTTGACTACACATGCGAGCAGCTGGGCCTTAAGGACGGGGAACCGAATAGTAAGCTAAAAACGGTTCAGTTGCCATCCCCCTTCAATTATCGCAAGCAGGCGTTGGTGGCCATCCCCCGGGATTTCCCTACACTGCGCGGAGCGAACGGCGAGAAGGAGTTTTTGGATCGATTGGTGCCATCGCTTGCGGAGGTGGCGCTCGAGACGCGCGGCCGCATGCTGGTGCTCTTTACGTCCAATCGAATGCTCAAAGCGGTGCATGCGGGACTGAAGGATATGCTTTCTCCATTCGGAGTGACCGTGTTGGGTCAAGGTGTAGATAGCAGTAACCGAAGCAAGCTGACGCGTCTGTTTCAGAATAGTTCCGCCAGTGTACTGCTCGGAACGAGCAGCTTCTGGGAAGGGGTCGATATTCCCGGGGATGCGCTTAGCTGTTTAGCGATCGTCAGACTTCCATTTCAGCCTCCCAACCATCCGCTCGTCGAAGCGAAGACGGAAAAGCTTAAGCAAAAGAACCTGAATCCTTTCATGAAACTGTCTGTACCGCAAGCGGTCATTCGCTTTAAACAAGGCTTCGGACGTCTAGTGCGTACAGCATCGGACAAAGGAATTGTCATTATATACGATACGCGCGTTATCGATACGAATTACGGCAAGTATTTCTTATATTCGCTGCCTGGTCCGAAAATTGAGCACATGAATTCGAATCAGCTAGTACCAAGAATAAAGCAGTGGATGGGTGGAAATGAAGCATGA
- the panC gene encoding pantoate--beta-alanine ligase: protein MHTVKHIQELRQMIRQTRVSNPKARIGFVPTMGYLHQGHQSLLDAARRECDVVVLSIFVNPLQFGPNEDLSRYPREEERDMAIARVTGTDIVFFPQVEEMYPTPTKTIVSVARVTERLCGASRPGHFDGVATVVTKLLNIVQPDCAYFGMKDAQQVAVIEQMAVDLNIPVTIIPCPTVRESDGLAMSSRNVYLTEDERRQAVVLSQALDAAERMIRDKRDGLTADELREAVIATILTAPLAEIDYAEVLSYPALEPLQAVSDAERIIVALAVKFGRTRLIDNRLFHIVK from the coding sequence ATGCATACCGTAAAGCATATACAAGAGCTTCGGCAAATGATCCGGCAGACAAGAGTGAGTAATCCAAAGGCTAGGATCGGCTTCGTACCCACAATGGGCTATCTCCACCAAGGGCATCAATCACTTCTTGACGCCGCGCGGCGAGAGTGCGATGTTGTTGTTCTTAGTATCTTTGTTAATCCGCTTCAGTTTGGACCGAATGAGGATTTGAGCCGGTATCCGAGAGAAGAGGAGCGAGATATGGCCATCGCTCGTGTTACAGGTACGGATATCGTCTTTTTCCCACAGGTAGAGGAGATGTACCCGACTCCGACCAAAACGATCGTTTCCGTTGCGCGGGTAACCGAACGGCTTTGTGGGGCTTCGCGTCCAGGGCACTTTGACGGCGTGGCGACGGTAGTAACCAAGCTGCTGAATATCGTTCAGCCGGATTGCGCTTATTTCGGGATGAAGGATGCTCAGCAGGTAGCTGTGATCGAGCAGATGGCCGTTGATTTGAATATACCGGTAACCATCATTCCGTGCCCTACGGTTCGTGAGAGCGACGGATTGGCCATGAGCTCACGTAACGTATACTTAACCGAAGATGAGCGACGTCAGGCTGTTGTTCTGTCTCAAGCGCTGGATGCTGCGGAACGGATGATCCGGGACAAGCGTGATGGACTTACGGCGGACGAGCTGCGGGAAGCCGTGATCGCAACCATTCTTACAGCTCCGCTTGCTGAGATCGATTATGCCGAAGTATTAAGCTATCCGGCGCTGGAGCCGCTCCAAGCTGTGTCGGACGCTGAACGGATCATCGTGGCCTTGGCTGTAAAATTCGGGCGTACCCGTTTAATCGATAACCGTTTGTTTCATATAGTAAAGTAA
- a CDS encoding inorganic phosphate transporter: protein MLTILIIIVALALIFDFINGFHDTANAIATSISTRALSPRFAVLYAAVLNFIGALFSSEVAKTVGGSVANPAAIENGMYIVIAALISAIIWNLLTWYYGIPSSSSHTLIGSLAGAVIAGAGLSGVNWSGFQQIVLILILSPIIAFGTGILIMWIIRKLILLRGNQSRSKLNRTFRSFQVISAGLLSFSHGGNDAQKAMGIIVFALVAMGYQTDLEVPLWVKLSAATAMGLGTSIGGWKIIKTVSKKLLKIEPINGFASDLNSSIIIQTSTYLGMPLSTTHVISSSIIGTGSVMRFHDVKWGTVTRMVMTWVITIPISMVLAFLIYKIIFSFTL from the coding sequence ATGTTAACCATTCTTATCATCATCGTAGCCTTGGCACTGATCTTTGATTTTATTAACGGATTTCACGATACGGCCAACGCTATCGCAACCTCCATTTCAACAAGAGCACTGTCGCCGCGTTTTGCCGTGCTTTACGCAGCCGTATTAAATTTTATCGGAGCATTGTTTTCTTCGGAAGTTGCCAAAACGGTCGGCGGAAGCGTAGCGAATCCGGCTGCGATCGAAAACGGCATGTATATCGTTATCGCAGCATTAATCTCGGCCATCATATGGAATCTGCTCACTTGGTATTACGGTATTCCTTCATCATCGTCCCATACGCTGATCGGGTCGCTGGCTGGAGCTGTTATTGCGGGAGCTGGTTTAAGCGGGGTCAATTGGTCAGGGTTTCAGCAGATCGTCCTTATACTCATCTTATCGCCGATCATCGCATTTGGTACGGGTATTCTCATCATGTGGATCATCCGTAAGCTGATCTTGCTTAGAGGAAATCAATCACGTTCAAAGCTCAACCGTACCTTCCGCAGCTTTCAGGTAATATCCGCTGGGTTGCTCTCGTTTTCTCATGGTGGTAACGATGCGCAGAAGGCGATGGGAATTATCGTGTTCGCATTGGTTGCCATGGGTTACCAAACGGATTTGGAAGTTCCTCTCTGGGTAAAGCTCTCGGCAGCTACCGCAATGGGACTCGGGACTTCGATCGGTGGTTGGAAAATTATTAAGACGGTGAGCAAAAAGCTGCTCAAGATTGAGCCGATCAATGGCTTTGCCTCCGACTTGAACTCATCGATCATCATCCAGACCTCCACCTACCTTGGGATGCCGTTATCAACGACCCACGTCATTTCATCATCGATTATCGGTACCGGTTCCGTTATGCGGTTCCACGATGTCAAGTGGGGCACGGTAACTCGAATGGTTATGACATGGGTGATTACGATCCCGATCAGTATGGTGCTTGCCTTCTTAATTTACAAAATCATCTTCTCATTTACATTGTAA